The nucleotide sequence CAAATTTGGTGATTCACACCTGGGTGTCGATTGGCCAAAAGCTATTGATGTAGAAACACGCTATGCAATCATGTTGGGAATCATCAATAATCGACTAAAGAAGAAGGTGAAAATTCTGGATTTTGGCTGTGGGGCATCTCATCTTTATGATTATCTGATTAGAAAAAACATGCTGAAAGCGATTGATTATCATGGTTTAGATATGTCAGAAAAATTCATATCCCTGTCAAAGTCTAAATATCCCGAAGTAAAATACTTTTGTCAGGATATTAATGAAAACTACTCTAACTTGGGAAAATATGATTATGTAATATTGAATGGTGTTTTTACTGAAAAATGCAATCTGTCTTTTGAAGAAATGTTTCTATATTTTAAAGATACAATAACTAATGTCCAAAAAATTACACGGATCGGTTTTGCATTTAACGTCATGTCAAAACAGGTTGATTGGGAAAGAACTGATTTATTCCATTTATCATTTGATTTATTAGCAGATTTTTTAACCCGAAATATAAGCCGTCATTTTGTAATTCGTCACGATTATGGTTTATATGAGTATACTACTTATGTATATCAAAACGAAATACATGTATAGCTCACAATTACTGCTTGATTGAAATAACGATGTTTACCGAAAGGATAATCCCAGTGAACGACCCGAAAGGCTGGAAAAGCGAACTTTCAGGGTTTAACCATGCGTTTGCCCATACCTGGGAAAACAATAATGCCATGCATTTATCCACAGGGTTGCCAACTTATCTTTATTGTTTCACTAAAGATACCACTAAGATTATTTGTCCTATTTCTGAACGAAGGTATAAGCAATATACTGATATTTTTACCCCCTATGGGTTATCTGGATTTGCTGGTACTGGCCCTTGTCCAGAATTCAATGCTCACTGGCATGCATTTATCGATAGAAAAGAGTATGTGACTGGTTTTTTTACACTCAATCCACTTATTGACCAATATGATTATTTTCCACGAGAAGATATCTATTCGTACAATGATCTTTACATTCTTGGGTTATCGCAATCAAAGGAACAATTGTTTTCAAATCTATCAACTAATCGGAAAAGACAATTGCAGCATTTTGAAAGCATAAAAGAGGAGATTTGCCTTGATAAACCTGCATTAATTGAGTTCTTTCTCACTAATTATCGCGAGTTTTACGAAATCAGAAATGCATCATCGTTGTATCAACTCTCAGAGGAATCTTTGCTTTTTCTTTTTAATCAAAATAATCTCTTCATGGTTGGAATCATGAAAGAAAAATCAGTTATTGCTGTATCTGTGTTTGGATATACGGAGTATATGGCGGATTTCTTATTTAATATCTCGCTTCCTAAAGGAAAATCCTATTCTGTTGCACTTCTTTGGTTTGCCCTATTAGAATTGAAATCTACAGGAATTCCTTATCTAAATCTAGGCGGAGGGGTTAAAAAAAATGATAGCCTGGCAGACTTTAAAAGAAGGTTCGGAGCAGATGTTTATCCATTGTGTGCTTTAAAACAGATTTACAACAAAGAAGCTTACATCAAACTGTGTGTTGATGTTAATGCAGATCCTGATAACAGAATCGGGTATTTCCCTCCTTACCAAAAACCTTGACTGAAGTCTTGAGAGTATTAGTATCGATATGCTATTAACAATAAATGAGTGTTTGCAAACAGGAGTTGTTATGTTTACAAAATCAGCAAAATTCTATGATGCGCTATACCACTTCTTGGATTATGAAATGGCATCACAAAAAATCACCACAATAGTCTTTAATCGAAATCCAAACGCACTATCATTATTAGATGTTGCTTGTGGAACAGGAAAACACCTTGAATTTCTTAAGAATCATTATTTGTTGGTTGAAGGTTTGGATATTAATCAAGAACTATTAGATATAGCAGAGATACGCCTACCAGACGTCAAATTTTCCGTTGGTGATATGATTGATTTCAAACTTAGTAAATCTTTTGATGTTGTGACATGTTTATTCAGCTCCATTGCTTATGTAAAATCATTATCGAATATGAGGAAGGCAATCTCAAAGATGTCTGCACATCTTAACTCAGGAGGGATTCTGCTTGTAGAACCCTGGATTAGTCCGGAACAATACTGGGAAAGGAAAATTATTGCTAACTTTGTGGATCAACCAGATTTAAAAATTTCCTGGATGTACACACATGAAGTTGATGGAGCAGTGTCAATATTTAACATAAACTATCTTGTTGGCACACCAGAAGGGGTCACTTACTTTACTGAAAAACATGAAATGGGCATGTTCACACGAACAGAATATGAACAGGCATTTCTTGACGCTGGTTTAACAGTCGAATATGATCCAGTTGGGTTATTCATGCGAGGATTGTACATTGGAGTAAAAAAAGCTTAAATTCATGCCAAAAGTAACGATCTTTCTAACGTCATACAATCACGAAAAATACATACGCGAGTCAATCGATAGTGTGCTGAATCAAACCTACACCGACTTTAAATTGATTATCCTCGATGATGCCTCAACCGATAATTCTTGGCAAATCATCAATAGTTACTCTGACGACCGCATCCGAGCTTATCGTAATGAAATAAACCAATTAGCGGATTTTCCTGAGGTTTTCCCTGGAGAGGCTAAAGGTGAATATATTGCCATTCATCACTCTGACGATGTTTGGGAAACCGAAA is from Candidatus Cloacimonadota bacterium and encodes:
- a CDS encoding methyltransferase domain-containing protein; its protein translation is MNEKKYISIICHYEETLSKFGDSHLGVDWPKAIDVETRYAIMLGIINNRLKKKVKILDFGCGASHLYDYLIRKNMLKAIDYHGLDMSEKFISLSKSKYPEVKYFCQDINENYSNLGKYDYVILNGVFTEKCNLSFEEMFLYFKDTITNVQKITRIGFAFNVMSKQVDWERTDLFHLSFDLLADFLTRNISRHFVIRHDYGLYEYTTYVYQNEIHV
- a CDS encoding class I SAM-dependent methyltransferase, coding for MFTKSAKFYDALYHFLDYEMASQKITTIVFNRNPNALSLLDVACGTGKHLEFLKNHYLLVEGLDINQELLDIAEIRLPDVKFSVGDMIDFKLSKSFDVVTCLFSSIAYVKSLSNMRKAISKMSAHLNSGGILLVEPWISPEQYWERKIIANFVDQPDLKISWMYTHEVDGAVSIFNINYLVGTPEGVTYFTEKHEMGMFTRTEYEQAFLDAGLTVEYDPVGLFMRGLYIGVKKA